In Providencia sneebia DSM 19967, one DNA window encodes the following:
- the hypE gene encoding hydrogenase expression/formation protein HypE has protein sequence MSSHANDVVTMAHGSGGQAMQQLIEQLFLQAFANQALNEREDQARLSLAELTTLGDQLAFSTDSYVIDPLFFPGGNIGKLAVCGTVNDVAVSGAIPKYLSCGFILEEGFELAKLQTIVESMAATASAAGVEIVTGDTKVVQRGAADKIFINTAGIGVIPTHIHWGAQQIQPEDKVIVSGTLGDHGATILNLREQLGLEAELSSDCAVLTPLIAPLREIAGVRALRDATRGGVTAILHEFAQASGCGISVNEADLPVSSAVRGVCELLGLEPLNFANEGKLVIVVKPEAEEQVLAALHQHPLGMNAKTIGSVTKNKQVKLVGIFGTSRLLDFPHSEPLPRIC, from the coding sequence ATGAGTTCTCATGCTAATGATGTTGTCACAATGGCACATGGTAGTGGCGGGCAAGCAATGCAGCAGTTAATTGAGCAACTATTTTTGCAGGCTTTTGCTAACCAAGCACTCAATGAACGAGAAGATCAAGCTCGGCTATCCTTAGCAGAATTAACAACATTAGGTGATCAACTCGCTTTTAGCACGGATAGCTATGTGATTGATCCACTTTTCTTTCCGGGGGGAAATATTGGTAAATTAGCGGTTTGCGGTACAGTAAATGATGTTGCTGTGAGTGGCGCAATTCCCAAATATCTTTCTTGCGGGTTTATTTTGGAAGAAGGATTTGAGTTAGCTAAGTTACAAACTATTGTTGAATCAATGGCAGCAACAGCTTCCGCTGCTGGCGTTGAAATCGTGACGGGTGATACCAAAGTTGTTCAACGTGGTGCGGCGGATAAAATTTTTATCAACACGGCAGGTATTGGTGTGATCCCAACTCATATTCATTGGGGGGCACAGCAAATTCAACCTGAGGATAAAGTGATTGTCAGTGGAACATTAGGCGATCACGGTGCCACTATTTTAAATCTTCGAGAACAACTAGGGCTTGAAGCTGAATTGAGTAGTGACTGTGCTGTACTCACGCCTTTGATTGCCCCATTACGTGAAATTGCTGGTGTACGAGCATTACGAGATGCAACGCGTGGCGGAGTAACGGCAATATTGCATGAGTTTGCTCAAGCAAGCGGCTGTGGAATTTCAGTGAATGAGGCTGATTTACCCGTTTCTTCTGCTGTGCGAGGCGTTTGCGAATTATTAGGTTTAGAACCGCTTAATTTTGCCAATGAAGGTAAATTAGTCATTGTGGTTAAACCAGAAGCCGAAGAGCAGGTATTGGCTGCATTACATCAACATCCTCTTGGCATGAATGCCAAAACAATTGGCAGCGTCACAAAGAATAAGCAAGTGAAGCTTGTTGGGATTTTTGGAACATCGCGGTTATTAGATTTCCCGCATAGCGAGCCATTGCCGCGTATTTGCTAA
- the hybG gene encoding hydrogenase maturation factor HybG: MCLGIPGKIVAVGEDIHQLAQVDVCGVKRDINIGLICEGDTAELLGQWVLVHVGFAMSIINEEEAQSTLDALMSMSQLEEQVSDFSGLNSGATDAVCR; encoded by the coding sequence ATGTGCTTAGGTATTCCGGGAAAAATTGTTGCTGTTGGTGAAGACATTCACCAATTAGCACAAGTTGATGTCTGCGGTGTTAAGCGGGATATTAATATTGGGCTAATCTGTGAAGGTGACACAGCGGAATTATTAGGTCAATGGGTACTTGTTCATGTTGGTTTTGCAATGAGTATCATCAATGAAGAAGAGGCCCAGTCTACACTTGATGCGCTGATGTCTATGAGCCAGTTGGAAGAGCAAGTCAGTGATTTTAGTGGGTTAAATTCAGGAGCGACAGATGCTGTATGTCGATGA
- the hypD gene encoding hydrogenase formation protein HypD, whose amino-acid sequence MLYVDEFRDPALAKVLLNHIRQRIALIPRAKQRPLQFMEVCGGHTHAIFKFGIDQLLPPEIEFVHGPGCPVCVLPMGRIDGCIEIAERPEVIFCTYGDAMRVPGKNGSLLDAKRRGADVRIVYSPLDALTLAEQNPDREVVFFGLGFETTMPSTALTLQQARLRHLNNFTVFCQHITIIPTLRSLLEQPDVRIDGFLAPGHVSMVIGSYPYRFITDEFNKPLVVTGFEPLDILQSIAMLVDQIAERRCIVENQYKRIVADGGNLLAMKALDEVFELKASSEWRGLGEIADSGVQLTNDYKSFDAELRFNVQPHQVSDDPQARCGDVLTGRCKPSQCPLFGQRCTPQTAFGALMVSSEGACAAYYQYRREA is encoded by the coding sequence ATGCTGTATGTCGATGAATTTCGTGACCCAGCTTTAGCGAAAGTTTTACTCAATCATATTCGCCAGCGGATCGCTTTAATCCCTAGAGCAAAACAACGCCCATTACAATTTATGGAAGTTTGCGGTGGGCACACTCATGCAATTTTCAAGTTTGGTATTGACCAACTTTTACCACCCGAAATTGAGTTTGTGCATGGGCCTGGTTGTCCCGTTTGTGTGCTCCCAATGGGGCGCATTGATGGTTGCATTGAAATTGCAGAAAGACCTGAAGTCATTTTTTGTACTTATGGTGATGCGATGCGTGTTCCGGGTAAAAACGGTTCATTGCTTGATGCTAAACGCCGAGGCGCAGATGTTCGCATCGTTTATTCACCTTTGGACGCTTTGACGTTAGCAGAACAAAATCCGGACAGAGAAGTGGTTTTCTTTGGGCTTGGTTTTGAAACAACCATGCCAAGTACGGCATTAACCTTACAGCAAGCGCGTTTGCGCCACTTAAACAATTTCACGGTATTTTGCCAACATATTACCATTATTCCAACGCTTCGTAGCTTATTAGAGCAGCCTGATGTGCGAATTGATGGCTTTTTAGCACCAGGCCATGTCAGCATGGTCATTGGTTCTTATCCTTATCGTTTCATTACTGATGAATTCAATAAACCCTTAGTTGTGACGGGTTTTGAGCCACTTGATATTTTGCAATCTATTGCCATGTTGGTTGATCAAATAGCTGAAAGACGTTGTATTGTTGAAAACCAATATAAACGTATTGTCGCAGATGGTGGCAATCTTTTAGCAATGAAAGCATTAGATGAAGTCTTTGAATTAAAGGCAAGCAGTGAATGGCGCGGGCTTGGTGAAATTGCTGATTCAGGTGTTCAACTTACTAATGATTATAAATCGTTTGATGCTGAGTTGCGTTTTAATGTGCAACCTCATCAAGTTTCTGATGATCCACAAGCCCGTTGCGGTGATGTTTTAACTGGCCGCTGTAAGCCAAGTCAGTGCCCATTATTTGGTCAGCGTTGTACGCCACAAACAGCATTTGGCGCGTTGATGGTCTCTTCTGAAGGCGCTTGTGCTGCTTATTATCAATATCGCCGGGAGGCATAA
- the fdhF gene encoding formate dehydrogenase subunit alpha has product MEKVITVCPYCASGCKIYLKVENGKIIGAEGADGHTNEGELCLKGYYGWDFIHDTKILTPRLKNPMIRRQRGGKLEVVSWEEAIEFASSRLLAIKEKYGPKAIMTTGSSRGPGNEANFVMQKFVRAAVGSNNIDCCARVUHGPSVAGLQRSVGNGAMSNSIVEIEDTKCIFVFGYNAADSHPIVARRILRAKEKGAQIIVCDPRYIETARIADIHLPLKNGSNIALLNALAYVIIEENLYDKSFVEEHTEKFDEYCALVAPYTPESVEEITGIKAEDIRNTARMYANAETATILWGMGVTQFYQGVETVQSLTSLALLTGNLGKANVGVGPVRGQNNVQGACDMGALPNTLPGYQYVNDKEALAKFAEFWGIEKMPEENGIPLSEVPHFIDEGVLKAHYVMGEDPLQTEPDLATIRRTFDKLELLIVQDIFMTKTAAIADVIFPATSWGEHEGVYTSADRGFQRFYKAVEPVGDVKTDWQIISLMSTAMDYPMHYNNTKEIWDELRELCPLYYGATYEKMADLAYIQWPCRTLESEGTEYLYEGGQFDTPNGKGQFFTCDWRPPIDQVSAEYPMVLATVREVGHYSCRSMTGNCKALAALADEPGFIQINTEDAKALGIKNKELVWVCSRQGKVITRANISDRPNKGAVYMTYQWWIGACNELVAENLSPITKTPEYKYCAVRVEPIADQPKAEHYVVQEYTAIKRRLREAAEGA; this is encoded by the coding sequence ATGGAAAAAGTCATCACAGTCTGCCCGTATTGTGCCTCAGGTTGCAAAATCTACTTGAAGGTTGAAAACGGGAAGATCATTGGTGCGGAAGGTGCTGATGGTCATACCAATGAAGGGGAGTTATGCCTGAAAGGTTATTACGGGTGGGACTTCATTCATGATACAAAAATTCTAACACCACGTTTAAAAAATCCAATGATCCGCCGCCAACGAGGTGGCAAATTAGAGGTTGTTTCTTGGGAAGAAGCGATTGAATTTGCTAGCTCTCGCCTATTAGCGATTAAAGAAAAATATGGTCCAAAGGCTATCATGACGACCGGGTCTTCACGTGGTCCCGGTAATGAAGCTAACTTCGTTATGCAAAAATTTGTTCGTGCTGCTGTCGGTAGTAACAATATCGACTGCTGTGCGCGTGTCTGACACGGCCCTTCGGTTGCAGGTCTGCAGCGTTCGGTCGGTAATGGCGCAATGAGTAACTCAATTGTTGAAATTGAGGATACTAAATGTATTTTTGTCTTCGGTTATAATGCCGCAGACTCACATCCTATTGTTGCTCGCCGTATTTTAAGAGCCAAAGAAAAGGGCGCACAGATTATTGTTTGTGACCCCCGTTATATTGAAACAGCACGTATTGCCGATATTCATTTACCTTTAAAGAACGGTTCTAATATTGCGCTATTGAATGCATTGGCGTATGTCATTATTGAAGAAAATCTGTATGACAAATCTTTTGTTGAAGAACACACTGAAAAATTCGATGAATATTGTGCATTAGTGGCACCTTATACACCTGAATCTGTCGAGGAAATAACCGGAATTAAAGCTGAAGATATCCGTAATACAGCGCGTATGTATGCGAATGCTGAAACAGCAACAATTCTGTGGGGAATGGGGGTTACTCAGTTTTATCAAGGGGTTGAAACCGTCCAATCACTGACAAGTCTTGCTTTATTAACTGGTAATTTAGGTAAGGCTAATGTTGGTGTAGGTCCTGTACGTGGTCAAAATAACGTACAAGGTGCTTGTGATATGGGGGCGCTACCTAACACATTACCGGGTTATCAATACGTTAATGATAAAGAAGCATTGGCGAAATTTGCTGAATTTTGGGGCATTGAAAAGATGCCAGAGGAAAATGGTATTCCGCTTAGTGAAGTTCCTCACTTTATCGATGAAGGTGTATTAAAAGCGCACTATGTCATGGGGGAAGATCCACTACAAACTGAGCCTGATCTTGCCACTATTCGTCGGACTTTCGACAAGTTAGAGCTATTGATTGTTCAAGATATCTTTATGACAAAAACCGCCGCTATTGCGGATGTTATTTTCCCTGCCACATCATGGGGTGAACATGAAGGTGTTTATACATCGGCTGACCGTGGTTTCCAACGTTTTTATAAAGCAGTAGAACCTGTTGGTGATGTAAAAACTGACTGGCAAATCATTAGCTTGATGTCCACGGCGATGGACTACCCGATGCATTACAACAACACCAAAGAGATTTGGGATGAGCTTCGTGAACTTTGTCCTCTCTATTATGGCGCGACATACGAAAAAATGGCAGATCTTGCTTATATTCAATGGCCGTGTCGTACTTTGGAAAGTGAAGGAACAGAATACCTTTATGAAGGTGGTCAATTTGATACACCAAATGGTAAAGGGCAATTCTTTACTTGTGATTGGCGACCACCTATTGACCAAGTCAGTGCAGAATACCCAATGGTTCTTGCTACTGTACGTGAAGTTGGACACTACTCATGTCGTTCAATGACGGGTAACTGTAAGGCATTGGCTGCCTTAGCGGATGAACCTGGCTTTATTCAAATTAATACCGAAGATGCAAAAGCACTGGGTATTAAAAATAAAGAACTCGTATGGGTTTGTTCACGACAAGGTAAGGTGATTACCCGAGCTAATATCAGTGACCGACCAAATAAAGGCGCTGTTTATATGACTTACCAATGGTGGATTGGGGCTTGTAATGAGTTAGTGGCTGAAAACCTCAGCCCAATAACGAAAACACCAGAATATAAATATTGTGCAGTGCGTGTCGAACCAATAGCAGATCAACCAAAAGCGGAACACTATGTTGTTCAAGAATATACGGCAATTAAACGTCGTTTACGCGAAGCAGCTGAAGGTGCTTAG